In Leishmania infantum JPCM5 genome chromosome 9, the following proteins share a genomic window:
- a CDS encoding putative minchromosome maintenance (MCM) complex subunit: MQQRSEEYSYIWGTGIAVEVFRDEFRRYLETFALGQVVADPSRRTPQSNGGEAAAARSSVSDTPAAAATAYALQEKYYLKELLRMHMQGRSTLEVDFTWLQRVAPRLYVQTVHHPTECLQMMSAVADEVYRDVLLLRHGIEVAEDVLIAVAAKKLPSMWTLKQLSPQHIEQLLSIKGMVIRVSKIIPEIRVACFQCWNCQYQERSVSGDKGRIFEPTRCAHCGKTYSFKLQHNLSLYEDKQLIKVQESPEHVADGETPISIGVVVYGSMVDAVVPGDRVIVTGVYRSTPIRLNANTRIIKSIFATHIDAVHIELVRATRASEAGARKGCFANGNATGTGLHVSTPTLATAKNAEGDLSSAVLMDTARLDMFHSLAHRPDIYDVLLHSFARTIWGHDDVKRGILAQLFGGTAKTFVFSERIGSGAAATTSSNSAVFRSELNVLLCGDPGVAKSQLLTQVHEIAPRGVYTSGKGSSSVGLTAFVVQDSDTGELVLEPGALVLSDRGLCCIDEFDKMNEATRSVLHEVMEQQTLSIAKAGIIAQLNARTSILAAANPKDSQWNAQLNVVENLQIEPTLLSRFDLIFLLLDCHDSAEDRRLAAHVLSLYMDTSRGVRTRRAVTNGSGAAGGRVPPQGGCNDDGSGEEDEATQWRSTASAGQPTAASDDAAGTASTHVDATTGLPVEVHMELHGEVFLQGPPDAPYMPANILSEYIALARETIFPKLTEASHKMLARCYVELRQARGSSCTVSATLRQLESMIRLSEARAKMRYGSEVSVEDVVEAKRIISAALKKAATDPTTGLINLDMFHAADPGKNTVEGNMRRLEDLLKRRYLAQGRHTVSVAELRSVFNEQQSGAARPVAPAQFVELLALLSGGDVVQSFTATTVTLAMAGAAPM; encoded by the coding sequence atgcagcagcgctcgGAGGAGTACTCGTACATCTGGGGCACCGGCATCGCTGTGGAGGTGTTTCGCGACGAGTTCCGCCGCTACCTTGAAACATTTGCGCTCGGGCAGGTGGTGGCCGATccgtcgcggcgcacgccTCAGTCCAACGGCGgtgaggcggcagcggcacgctcTTCTGTAAGTGACAcccccgcagccgcagccacggcgTACGCACTTCAGGAGAAGTATTACCTAAAGGAGCTCCTGCGTATGCACATGCAGGGCCGCAGCACGCTCGAGGTAGACTTTACTTGGTTGCAACGAGTGGCGCCACGGCTCTACGTGCAGACGGTGCACCACCCCACCGAGTGCCTGCAGATGATGTCAGCCGTGGCCGACGAGGTGTACCGTGATGtactgctgctccgccacggcATCGAAGTGGCAGAAGACGTGCTCATCGCTgtggcggcgaagaagcTGCCTTCCATGTGGACGCTGAAGCAGCTGAGTCCGCAGCACAttgagcagctgctgagcatCAAAGGGATGGTGATTCGCGTCTCCAAGATCATTCCCGAGATTCGAGTAGCGTGCTTCCAGTGCTGGAACTGCCAGTACCAGGAGCGCAGCGTGAGCGGGGACAAGGGCCGCATCTTCGAGCCGACTCGCTGCGCGCACTGTGGAAAGACCTACTCCTTCAAGCTGCAGCACAACCTGTCGCTCTACGAGGACAAACAGCTCATCAAGGTGCAGGAGTCGCCGGAGCACGTCGCGGACGGCGAGACACCCATCTCGATCGGTGTCGTGGTGTACGGTAGCATGGTCGACGCAGTCGTGCCAGGCGACCGCGTCATTGTCACGGGTGTGTACCGGTCCACCCCAATTCGGCTCAATGCCAACACGCGCATCATCAAGAGCATCTTCGCCACCCACATCGATGCCGTCCACATTGAGCTGGTTCGTGCGACTCGTGCGTCAGAGGCGGGGGCGAGGAAAGGCTGCTTCGCCAACGGCAacgccaccggcaccggTCTCCATGTCTCCACGCCGACGTTAGCGACCGCGAAGAATGCGGAGGGAGACCTGTCCAGTGCGGTGCTGATGGACACGGCGCGCCTCGACATGTTTCATTCCCTCGCCCATCGCCCTGACATCTACGACGTGCTCCTCCACTCCTTCGCCCGCACCATCTGGGGCCACGACGACGTCAAGCGCGGCATCCTGGCGCAGCTCTTTGGCGGGACAGCGAAGACGTTCGTGTTCAGCGAGCGCATCGgtagcggcgccgcagcgacgacaagcagcaacagcgcgGTCTTCCGCTCCGAACTCaacgtgctgctgtgtggTGACCCAGGTGTGGCCAAGTCGCAGCTGCTCACGCAGGTGCACGAGAtcgcgccgcgcggcgtgtACACCTCCggcaagggcagcagcagcgtcggcctCACCGCCTTTGTTGTGCAGGACAGTGACACAGGGGAGTTGGTGCTGGAGCCGGGTGCGCTCGTCCTCTCGGATCGTGGCCTGTGCTGCATCGACGAGTTCGACAAGATGAACGAGGCCACCCGGTCGGTGCTGCACGAGGTAATGGAGCAGCAGACCTTGTCGATCGCCAAGGCCGGCATCATCGCGCAGCTTAACGCCCGCACGTCCATCCTGGCCGCGGCCAACCCGAAGGACTCACAGTGGAATGCGCAGCTGAACGTTGTCGAGAACCTCCAGATCGAGCCGACGCTGCTCTCGCGATTCGATCTcatcttcctcctcctcgactGCCACGACTCCGCGGAGGATCGTCGGCTGGCCGCGCACGTTCTTTCGCTTTACATGGACACCTCCCGTGGCGTGCGCACTCGACGCGCCGTCACCAATGGCAGTGGTGCGGCCGGCGGacgtgtgccgccgcagggAGGTTGCAACGATGACGGCTCCGgtgaggaggacgaggcgacgcagtggcgcagcaccgccagtgCAGGGCAGCCAACCGCGGCCTCAGATGACGCCGCGGGCACCGCGAGCACGCACGTGGATGCAACTACCGGGCTGCCGGTGGAGGTGCACATGGAGCTGCATGGTGAGGTGTTCCTGCAGGGTCCGCCCGATGCGCCGTACATGCCGGCCAACATCCTCTCCGAGTACATTGCACTGGCGCGCGAGACCATCTTTCCGAAGCTAACGGAGGCGTCGCACAAGATGCTCGCACGGTGCTAcgtggagctgcgccaggcCCGCGGCAGCAGTTGCACCGTCtcagcgacgctgcggcaacTGGAGTCCATGATTCGCCTCTCCGAGGCCCGCGCGAAGATGCGCTACGGCAGCGAGGTGTCCGTCGAGGACgtggtggaggcgaagcgcATCATCAGCGCTGCTCTGAAGAAAGCCGCCACAGACCCAACGACGGGGCTCATCAACCTCGACATGTTCCACGCCGCTGACCCCGGCAAGAACACGGTAGAGGGAAACATGCGGCGCCTGGAGGACCTGCTAAAGCGCCGCTACCTCGCCCAGGGGCGGCACACCGTTTCCGTGGCGGAGTTGCGCTCCGTCTTCAACGAGCAGCAgtccggcgcggcgcggccaGTAGCACCGGCGCAGTTTGTGGAACTtctcgcccttctctccgGCGGCGACGTAGTGCAGTCCTTCACTGCCACGACGGTGACTCTGGCGATGGCCGGAGCAGCGCCAATGTGA
- a CDS encoding putative drug resistence protein, with product MHAHEHHYGAAPLPAPEQEQPLGHYFSVTYAELLKAHVLDVHLPNILIGISASIEVPLVTILGRRIGANYSSIADYISVMALCRTLLDIPFGITVEYVGVRNVMFLCLFLNIVASLIGLNVSNGASLFAFCMLSGISLGGFFLARHIFVAGITSKKYRGLLMAILSGLLRWAHVIGPVASGIFASYSGDVRYSFVLSAVANSIAFGTLVIATQSTRCQQVCERTCRASLASSVARTPLHSEQEEDASDIVWHHPGVTGRDGAYVATALLPPATASFPTKSGVSSSLPDSANHRVIVGAERNGSTSPPHAHHLHHTHANGGVATRPRSCSAASTASASLHPDTGACQEHNFHLTTLWSTFVDYWSVIWRLGLYIVLATVLRANRKLLISFAGMRAAMTDAQVSYLMGFSFIFDALLFPLGGLMMDLLGRQFAMVPTAVGLGIVFMFLPLCTTELKLYVAASAFGIVDALGCGIIMTLTADRAPPRCGAPFFGIMRTVQDMGHVVGARGVSSLMRYAGFDVCCWMLTVAGFFTAVWGMYGVPSDTEALPEAPRLEQAAVVAHERRLHMLSSYSQSSEETAPLAVVSATATPSTTTYGTATRPQPAPCVRRQEGGEGYRSVARS from the coding sequence atgcacgcgcacgagcaCCACTatggcgccgcgccactACCGGCGCCAGAGCAGGAGCAGCCTCTGGGCCACTACTTCTCCGTGACTTACGCGGAGCTCTTAAAGGCGCACGTGCTTGACGTGCATCTTCCGAACATCCTCATCGGAATCAGCGCCAGCATCGAGGTACCGCTTGTCACCATTCTCGGCCGGCGCATCGGCGCCAACTACTCCTCTATCGCAGACTACATCTCCGTCATGGCCCTGTGCCGCACGCTGCTGGACATCCCGTTCGGCATCACCGTTGAGTACGTTGGAGTGCGCAACGTTATGTTCCTCTGTCTGTTCCTAAATATCGTTGCCTCCCTCATCGGCCTCAACGTGAGCAACGGCGCCtcgctcttcgccttctgCATGCTGAGCGGCATCAGCCTCGGCGGCTTCTTCCTGGCGCGTCACATCTTCGTTGCCGGCATCACCTCCAAGAAGTATCGTGGCCTGCTCATGGCAATTCTGTCAGGGCTGCTACGATGGGCACACGTCATCGGCCCCGTCGCTTCAGGCATCTTCGCCTCGTACTCGGGCGATGTCCGCTACTCCTTCGTTCTGTCGGCTGTCGCGAACAGCATCGCCTTCGGCACTCTAGTCATCGCCACGCAGTCGACTCGGTGCCAGCAAGTGTGCGAGCGCACGTGCAGGGCAAGCCTCGCGTCGTCTGTGGCAAGGACTCCGTTGCACTCAGAGCAAGAGGAGGACGCATCGGATATCGTCTGGCACCACCCGGGCGTGACTGGCAGGGACGGCGCATACGTAGCGACGGCACTGCTaccgccggcgacggcatctTTCCCGACAAAGAGCGGCGTTTCGAGTAGCTTGCCGGACTCGGCGAACCACCGTGTCATCGTCGGCGCGGAGAGGAATGGCAGCACTTCGCCCCCGCATgctcaccacctccaccacacgcacgcgaacGGCGGTGTGGCAACGCGGccccgcagctgcagtgcggcgagcacggcgtcggcgtcactGCACCCGGACACGGGGGCCTGCCAGGAGCACAACTTCCACCTCACAACGCTCTGGAGCACCTTCGTCGACTACTGGAGCGTGATCTGGCGCCTTGGCCTGTACATCGTGCTCGCCACCGTGCTGCGTGCGAACCGCAAGCTCCTCATTTCCTTTGCAGGAATGCGCGCCGCGATGACGGATGCGCAGGTCTCCTACCTGATGGGCTTCAGCTTCATCTTTGACGCCCTCCTGTTCCCTCTCGGCGGCTTGATGATGGACCTACTCGGGCGCCAGTTTGCCATGGTGCCCACCGCTGTCGGGCTCGGCATTGTCTTCATGTTCCTGCCCCTGTGTACGACGGAGCTGAAGCTCTACGTGGCCGCGTCGGCCTTCGGCATCGTGGACGCACTGGGGTGCGGCATCATCATGACGCTCACGGCGGATCGGGccccgccgcgctgcggggCGCCGTTCTTTGGCATCATGCGGACGGTGCAGGACATGGGCCACGTTGTTGGCGCTCGCGGTGTGTCAAGCCTCATGCGCTACGCCGGCTTCGATGTGTGCTGCTGGATGCTGACGGTGGCCGGCTTCTTCACGGCGGTGTGGGGCATGTACGGGGTCCCAAGCGATACAGAGGCGCTTCCCGAGGCACCACGGCTGGAGCAGGCGGCGGTCGTCGCACatgagcggcggctgcacatGCTCTCTTCCTACTCCCAAAGCAGCgaggagacggcgccgctggcggttgtgtcggcgacggcgacgccatcCACGACAACGTACGGCACCGCGACACGGCCGCAGCCTGCGCCGTGCGTGAGACGGCAAGAAGGTGGGGAGGGATACCGCAGCGTTGCGCGGAGCTGA
- a CDS encoding putative cysteine peptidase, Clan CA, family C19, with protein sequence MRLRVLPRCRQTITSYLLSIMSATAASSRRKQHHESLKEESMISFEMELDEAIELPLDVSAVAPTDAALSAPLGGKKITMPAARAASESRAAWSNGSTASLRFAVCGNGKELPNTPATADGVGSPIATPDNAATTTYSAAAPSRTLTWKDTSASQRRAEAQASRQDDFNPMVLCPLQNLGNTCYFNAGVQLLVNCPALVYAVRNSPFAQSTQSNGPLTAHAVSMPRAEAATATTKLCLKGGAATHTLFQEFSTLLARMEMGCAAGERAISPICALDSLAQAYPQFEGRSQQDAAEMMTSLLASLEEEGGQYVEVAQLLQSFEEDAAALRQGVTSLASSPRASEPVARALKDATAPLLEAETAPSASPHRRDYSEPCNIEEYSQPSLLSSTSEDTFLPGPRSAHFFTVLRLMERVNRENELLERRVKQRQGIAYTNSFKPPRLHFNPLLDGFRGYTLSEVECHNCRAVSRVVSPFNGLLLDVPTAKQRRRYALAHPNVPRRVDFDGQLRQVKKPFRLTWWNPLSLCVAAWRQLKRFFQDPFPYPLWLDECLDIHFEPEVLRGCNRYRCESCDTTTDATKSETLLALPEYLLIHMKRFEAGRFFNSKKSDSVFFPTSWRPLTKMQARQSPINTDDAPPALPEYLDLRHYLHSSVAPFAEPIPPCLWSTGNEPHQQHHASRDDASSPASSIATTYTLDGIVNHHGGYDGGHYTVFLYKATEERQAWVYISDDEVEQAEEVVATDTEYVLLYRRQPLVQAAPESDEAEQLRRKACYYLSQSSPSCPAPNTAAATTAGPKSSKLHNRCPFSSSSAGGAASAPPHAATAATEPWVYISRMWLQRVVFMHEPGPIVNRLCYCRPEDQGRVSMYRTIFPATVKVPAEVPHVHGPPVSWFYVPITQRDYDIFYNAFGGNVAVTASEYESLRAMQGKFCAAIDLAERQRGSAARPAPRR encoded by the coding sequence ATTGAGCTGCCGCTCGACGTGAGCGCCGTCGCACCGACAGACGCGGCGCTGAGCGCGCCGCTTGGGGGTAAAAAGATCACAATGCCAGCTGCAAGGGCCGCTTCGGAGAGCAGGGCTGCATGGAGTaacggcagcaccgccagcctCAGATTCGCCGTGTGCGGCAACGGAAAGGAGCTCCCAAACACCCCCGCaaccgccgacggcgtcggctCTCCCATCGCCACGCCAGACAATGCAGCTACCACAACCtactcggcggcggcgccgtcacgcaCGTTGACGTGGAAGGACACCAGCGCGTCTCAGCGGCGTGCCGAGGCGCAGGCGAGCCGCCAAGACGACTTCAACCCCATGGTCCTGTGCCCGCTGCAGAACCTGGGCAACACGTGCTACTTCAACGCgggtgtgcagctgctcgtgaACTGCCCCGCCCTCGTCTATGCAGTGCGCAACTCGCCGTTTGCGCAGAGTACACAGAGCAACGGCCCCCTCACCGCCCACGCCGTATCGATGCCGCGGGCTGaagcggcaacggcaacgACGAAGCTGTGCCTGAAAGGGGGTGCCGCCACCCACACGCTCTTCCAGGAGTTCTCCACCCTGCTCGCCCGCATGGAAATGGGATGTGCAGCCGGTGAGAGGGCGATCTCGCCCATTTGTGCGCTCGACTCCCTCGCGCAGGCGTATCCGCAGTTCGAGGGTCGAAGCCAGCAAGACGCCGCAGAGATGAtgacgtcgctgctggccagcttggaggaggagggcggtcAGTATGTGGAAGTGGCACAGCTGCTACAGTCGTTTGAAGAagatgccgcggcgctgcggcagggcGTGACGTCCTTGGCCTCCTCTCCCCGGGCTTCGGAGCCAGTGGCGCGAGCTCTAAAGGACGCCACCGCGCCTCTCTTGGAAGCCGAGACCGCGCCCTCCGCATCGCCGCATCGGCGCGATTACAGCGAGCCCTGCAACATCGAGGAGTACTCCCAACCatcgctgctctcctccactAGTGAGGACACCTTCCTGCCGGGtccgcgcagcgcgcactTCTTCACCGTACTGCGGCTGATGGAACGGGTCAATCGCGAGAACGAACTACTTGAGCGGCGTgtgaagcagcggcaaggcATTGCCTACACCAACTCCTTCAAGCCCCCGCGGCTACACTTCAAcccgctgctggacggcTTCCGCGGGTATACGCTGTCGGAGGTGGAGTGCCACAACTGCCGCGCGGTATCGCGCGTGGTGAGCCCCTTCAATGGGTTGCTGCTGGATGTGCCgacggcgaagcagcgccggcgctaCGCGTTGGCGCACCCGAatgtgccgcgccgcgtcgACTTCGAtgggcagctgcggcaggtgAAGAAGCCGTTTCGGCTGACGTGGTGGaaccccctctccctctgcgtggcggcgtggAGGCAGCTGAAGCGGTTCTTCCAGGACCCGTTCCCGTACCCGCTGTGGCTGGACGAGTGCCTCGACATTCACTTCGagccggaggtgctgcgcgggTGTAACAGGTACCGTTGCGAGTCCTgcgacaccaccaccgacgccACCAAGTCGGAGACGCTTCTTGCCCTGCCCGAGTACCTGCTCATCCACATGAAGCGCTTCGAGGCCGGCCGCTTCTTTAACAGCAAGAAGTCGGACTCAGTCTTCTTTCCCACCTCGTGGCGGCCGCTCACGAAGATGCAGGCGAGGCAGTCGCCTATCAACACGGACgacgcgccgccagcgctgccggagTACCTCGACCTGCGGCACTAcctgcacagcagcgtcgcacCGTTCGCAGAGCCGATCCCGCCCTGTCTGTGGAGCACCGGCAACGAGCCCCACCAGCAGCATCACGCGAGCAGGGACGATGCCAGCAGCCCCGCCAGCTCCATCGCAACCACCTACACGCTAGACGGCATTGTCAACCACCACGGCGGCTACGACGGCGGCCATTACACTGTCTTCCTCTACaaggcgacggaggagcggcaggcgTGGGTGTACATCAGCGACGATGAGGTGGAGCAAGCGGAGGAAGTAGTGGCGACAGATACCGAGTACGTCCTGCTGTATCGCCGCCAACCCCTCGTGCAGGCGGCACCAGAGTCGGACGAGGCAGAACAGCTGCGCCGAAAGGCGTGCTACTACCTCTCTCAGTCATCCCCCTCCTGCCCTGCCCCAaacaccgcggcagcgacgaccgCCGGCCCTAAATCCAGCAAGCTTCATAACAGGTGCCccttctcgtcctcttcggcaggcggcgcggctaGTGCGCCACCTCACGCGGCAACCGCGGCGACCGAGCCGTGGGTGTACATCTCGCGCATGTGGCTTCAGCGCGTCGTCTTCATGCACGAGCCGGGCCCGATTGTGAATCGCCTGTGTTACTGCCGTCCAGAGGATCAGGGGCGGGTGAGCATGTATCGGACCATCTTTCCAGCCACGGTGAAAGTGCCGGCGGAGGTGCCCCACGTTCACGGCCCGCCGGTGAGCTGGTTCTACGTGCCCATCACACAGCGGGACTACGACATTTTTTACAACGCGTTTGGCGGCAACGTAGCCGTGACGGCGAGCGAATACGAGTCACTGCGTGCAATGCAGGGCAAGTTCTGCGCCGCCATTGATTtagcggagcggcagcgaggcagcgcagctcGCCCTGCTCCCCGGCGCTGA